A single genomic interval of Haloplanus sp. GDY1 harbors:
- a CDS encoding YbaK/EbsC family protein — protein sequence MHPSAERFVDRAREQYGVEIDVHEFPEGTKTAADAADAIGCEVAQIASSIVMSVDDGLVVVVTSGANHVSESTLAAHFDTPDESVSMADAEQVKDRIGWSIGGVPPFCHDAAVPVLFDETLTAFDTVWAAAGTPEAVFPIAPSRIRELSEATVLDVAE from the coding sequence ATGCACCCGAGCGCCGAGCGCTTCGTTGATCGAGCTCGTGAACAGTACGGTGTCGAGATCGACGTCCACGAGTTCCCTGAGGGAACGAAGACGGCTGCCGACGCGGCCGATGCGATCGGCTGCGAAGTCGCTCAAATCGCCAGCAGTATCGTCATGTCCGTCGACGACGGTCTGGTCGTGGTCGTGACCAGCGGTGCGAACCACGTGAGCGAGTCGACGCTTGCCGCTCACTTTGACACTCCGGATGAGTCGGTGTCGATGGCTGACGCCGAACAGGTCAAAGACCGGATCGGCTGGTCAATCGGCGGCGTCCCGCCGTTCTGTCATGATGCTGCGGTTCCTGTTCTGTTCGATGAGACTCTGACGGCGTTCGACACCGTCTGGGCGGCGGCTGGCACGCCCGAGGCGGTGTTCCCGATTGCACCGTCTCGCATTCGAGAGCTGTCGGAGGCGACAGTGCTAGATGTCGCTGAGTAA
- a CDS encoding type II toxin-antitoxin system VapC family toxin — protein MNDHIVDEAATRLKKQASVRNAATFLTTLDKSALYQLESVTPEVFSDATDTFIEWTDLDASLTDFIVASHMAELEIDHILTYDRHYDAFDVTTLPYRRHESSTHN, from the coding sequence GTGAACGATCACATCGTCGACGAAGCTGCTACCCGACTCAAAAAACAGGCGTCGGTGCGAAACGCTGCGACGTTTCTGACGACGCTCGATAAGAGTGCCCTCTATCAACTCGAATCAGTTACGCCGGAGGTATTCAGTGATGCGACAGACACGTTCATCGAGTGGACTGACCTCGATGCATCCCTGACGGACTTCATCGTCGCGTCACACATGGCCGAGCTAGAGATTGATCACATCCTCACGTACGACCGGCATTATGACGCCTTCGACGTGACGACGCTCCCCTATCGGAGACACGAGTCATCGACCCACAACTGA